Proteins found in one Sphingomonas sp. SORGH_AS_0879 genomic segment:
- a CDS encoding YbjN domain-containing protein, giving the protein MLESTDHEADDSAPIDMLEAYFAAHGWEHERHDEEIVATVKGSWASYELRALWRDDDSVLQFLAFPDIKVTEDRRASIYEALAMVNEQLWIGHFELWSNSGILLYRHAAMVDGGEDGTISLSATELLVESAIEECERFYPVFQFVLWGGKTPREALAAALIETQGEA; this is encoded by the coding sequence ATGCTTGAATCGACCGATCATGAAGCCGATGATTCGGCCCCCATCGATATGCTGGAGGCGTATTTCGCCGCCCATGGGTGGGAGCATGAGCGTCATGACGAGGAAATCGTCGCGACGGTCAAGGGCAGCTGGGCCAGCTACGAACTCCGCGCGCTGTGGCGGGATGACGATAGCGTCCTGCAATTCCTGGCTTTTCCCGACATCAAGGTGACCGAGGATCGCCGCGCCAGCATCTATGAGGCGCTGGCGATGGTCAACGAACAGCTGTGGATCGGCCATTTCGAGCTTTGGTCGAACAGCGGCATCCTGCTCTATCGCCACGCCGCGATGGTCGATGGCGGGGAGGACGGTACCATCTCGCTCTCGGCGACCGAATTGCTGGTCGAATCGGCGATCGAGGAGTGCGAGCGCTTCTACCCCGTGTTCCAGTTCGTCCTGTGGGGCGGCAAGACCCCGCGCGAGGCGCTGGCCGCCGCACTGATCGAAACGCAGGGCGAGGCCTGA
- a CDS encoding accessory factor UbiK family protein, producing MQADNKLFDDFAKVMNGLAGTVAGMGREAEASARSRAREWIGGLDFVSREEFEVAKAMAVAARDEADALKARLDVLEARLGGSATATTGVES from the coding sequence ATGCAGGCCGATAACAAGCTGTTCGACGATTTCGCCAAGGTGATGAACGGCCTGGCCGGTACCGTCGCCGGCATGGGCCGCGAGGCCGAGGCGAGCGCCCGTTCGCGTGCGCGCGAGTGGATCGGCGGACTGGATTTCGTCAGCCGCGAGGAGTTCGAGGTCGCCAAGGCGATGGCGGTCGCCGCACGTGACGAGGCTGATGCGCTGAAGGCGCGCCTGGATGTGCTGGAGGCGCGGCTGGGTGGTTCGGCGACGGCGACGACCGGGGTCGAATCCTGA
- a CDS encoding TspO/MBR family protein has protein sequence MAKEGQLGTIASKGQLRMSFLRWAVVIVPLVLLLGFASGRSVPAGSENGWYMALTKPELTPPGWVFPVAWTTLYVLIGLALAMIVHARGARGRGVAIGLFVAQFALNLAWTPLFFGAHKVGTALVVLIAILLLSIVTTVAFSRIRRGAAWLMLPYLVWLSFAGVLNWRIGQLNPDAERLVPSAQTSQML, from the coding sequence ATGGCGAAAGAGGGTCAATTGGGTACGATCGCGTCGAAGGGTCAGTTGCGGATGTCCTTCCTGCGCTGGGCGGTCGTCATCGTGCCCCTTGTTCTGCTGCTGGGTTTCGCATCGGGGCGCTCGGTGCCCGCAGGCAGCGAGAATGGCTGGTATATGGCGCTCACCAAGCCCGAGCTGACTCCGCCCGGCTGGGTGTTCCCGGTGGCCTGGACGACGCTCTACGTCCTGATCGGTCTGGCGCTCGCGATGATCGTCCATGCGCGGGGCGCTCGCGGGCGGGGCGTCGCCATCGGCCTGTTCGTGGCCCAGTTCGCGCTGAACCTGGCCTGGACCCCGCTGTTTTTCGGCGCGCACAAGGTCGGTACGGCGCTGGTCGTGTTGATCGCGATCCTGCTGCTGTCGATCGTCACCACCGTCGCTTTTTCGCGGATTCGGCGCGGGGCGGCGTGGTTGATGCTGCCCTATCTGGTGTGGCTGTCCTTCGCCGGGGTGCTCAACTGGCGGATCGGCCAGCTCAATCCCGATGCGGAAAGGCTTGTGCCGAGCGCCCAGACCTCCCAAATGCTGTGA
- a CDS encoding TlyA family RNA methyltransferase yields the protein MAKLRVDQMLVDRGLVESRSRAQALVMAGLVFSGETKIAKPGQQLSEDAALDVRGRDHPWVSRGGIKLAHGLEHFGWDVTDAVAIDVGSSTGGFTDVLLQKGAARVYAVDSGTNQLAWSLRQDPRVIVHEQTSARILTDAHIPEPVNMIVCDASFIGLAKVLERPLSFAAPDARLLALIKPQFEAGREEVGKGGVVRDPAVHARVCDQVVAWLTEAGWQVAGVTRSPITGPEGNIEFLIAASRN from the coding sequence ATGGCCAAGCTGCGTGTCGACCAGATGCTCGTGGACCGCGGACTCGTGGAATCCCGTTCGCGCGCGCAGGCGCTCGTGATGGCGGGCCTGGTCTTTTCGGGCGAGACGAAGATCGCCAAGCCCGGCCAGCAATTGTCGGAGGATGCCGCGCTCGACGTGCGCGGGCGTGACCATCCCTGGGTGTCGCGCGGCGGCATCAAGCTGGCGCACGGGCTGGAGCATTTCGGTTGGGACGTGACCGATGCGGTGGCGATCGATGTCGGCAGTTCGACCGGGGGCTTTACCGACGTGCTGCTGCAAAAGGGGGCGGCGCGGGTCTATGCGGTCGATAGCGGCACCAACCAGCTCGCCTGGTCGCTGCGGCAGGACCCGCGCGTCATCGTCCATGAACAGACCAGCGCCCGCATCCTGACCGATGCGCATATCCCCGAACCCGTGAACATGATCGTCTGCGATGCCAGTTTCATCGGGCTGGCCAAGGTGCTGGAGCGCCCGCTGAGCTTCGCTGCCCCGGACGCGCGGCTGCTCGCGCTCATCAAGCCGCAGTTCGAGGCGGGGCGTGAGGAGGTCGGCAAGGGCGGGGTGGTCCGCGATCCCGCCGTCCACGCACGCGTCTGCGATCAAGTAGTCGCCTGGCTGACCGAGGCAGGATGGCAGGTCGCGGGCGTGACCCGAAGTCCCATCACCGGACCCGAGGGCAATATCGAGTTTCTGATCGCCGCATCCCGAAATTGA